The following proteins are co-located in the Thermus thermophilus HB8 genome:
- a CDS encoding F0F1 ATP synthase subunit C, which produces MKKLLVTVLLAVFGALAFAAEEAAASGGLDRGLIAVGMGLAVGLAALGTGVAQARIGAAGVGAIAEDRSNFGTALIFLLLPETLVIFGLLIAFILNGRL; this is translated from the coding sequence ATGAAGAAGCTACTGGTGACGGTTCTTCTGGCGGTTTTCGGCGCGTTGGCTTTCGCGGCGGAGGAGGCGGCGGCCTCCGGCGGCCTGGACCGTGGCCTCATTGCCGTGGGCATGGGCTTGGCCGTGGGCCTGGCGGCCCTGGGCACGGGCGTGGCCCAGGCCCGGATCGGCGCGGCGGGCGTGGGGGCCATCGCCGAGGACCGGAGCAACTTCGGTACCGCCCTCATCTTCCTGCTCCTGCCCGAGACCCTGGTGATCTTCGGTCTCCTCATCGCCTTCATCCTCAACGGCAGGCTCTAG
- a CDS encoding DUF3809 family protein, translated as MRLALPLRPEVLSALPLELRLEAERLEGTFRHENPVLGTLDLPFAARLEGERVRPIPLPPPSLEVEGWLRPTGLELEVRLRLPPGRTWGERAFARILEALFAKALEESLPAGARPPL; from the coding sequence ATGAGGCTCGCCCTGCCCCTCCGCCCCGAGGTCCTTTCCGCCCTTCCCCTTGAGCTCCGCCTGGAGGCGGAAAGGCTAGAGGGGACCTTCCGCCACGAGAACCCCGTCCTCGGCACCCTAGACCTGCCCTTCGCCGCCCGGCTGGAAGGGGAGCGGGTCCGGCCCATCCCCCTGCCTCCCCCCTCCTTGGAGGTGGAAGGGTGGCTCCGGCCCACGGGGCTGGAGCTGGAGGTGCGCCTCCGCCTCCCCCCGGGGCGGACCTGGGGGGAAAGGGCCTTCGCCAGGATCTTGGAGGCCCTCTTCGCCAAGGCCCTGGAGGAAAGCCTTCCCGCGGGAGCGCGGCCTCCGTTATAG
- a CDS encoding V-type ATPase subunit: protein MADDFAYLNARVRVRRGTLLKESFFQEALDLSFADFLRLLSETVYGGELAGQGLPDVDRAVLRTQAKLVGDLPRLVTGEAREAVRLLLLRNDLHNLQALLRAKATGRPFEEVLLLPGTLREEVWRQAYEAQDPAGMAQVLAVPGHPLARALRAVLRETQDLARVEALLAKRFFEDVAKAAKGLDQPALRDYLALEVDAENLRTAFKLQGSGLAPDAFFLKGGRFVDRVRFARLMEGDYAVLDELSGTPFSGLSGVRDLKALERGLRCVLLKEAKKGVQDPLGVGLVLAYVKEREWEAVRLRLLARRAYFGLPRAQVEEEVVCP, encoded by the coding sequence ATGGCGGACGACTTCGCCTACCTCAACGCCCGGGTGCGGGTGCGGAGGGGGACCCTCCTCAAGGAGAGCTTCTTCCAGGAGGCCCTGGACCTCTCCTTCGCCGACTTCCTCCGCCTCCTCTCGGAGACGGTTTACGGCGGGGAGCTTGCGGGGCAGGGCCTTCCCGACGTGGACCGGGCCGTGCTCCGCACCCAGGCCAAGCTGGTCGGGGACCTGCCGCGGCTCGTCACCGGGGAGGCGCGGGAGGCGGTGCGGCTCCTCCTCCTGCGGAACGACCTCCACAACCTCCAGGCCCTCCTCCGGGCCAAGGCCACGGGCCGCCCCTTTGAGGAGGTTCTCCTCCTCCCCGGGACCCTACGGGAGGAGGTTTGGCGCCAGGCCTACGAGGCCCAGGACCCCGCGGGGATGGCCCAGGTGCTCGCCGTGCCCGGCCACCCCTTGGCCCGCGCCTTGAGGGCGGTCCTGCGGGAGACGCAGGACCTCGCCCGGGTGGAGGCCCTCCTCGCCAAGCGCTTCTTTGAGGACGTGGCCAAGGCGGCCAAGGGGCTGGACCAGCCCGCTTTGCGGGACTACCTGGCCCTGGAGGTGGACGCGGAGAACCTGCGCACCGCCTTCAAGCTTCAAGGCTCGGGGTTGGCCCCGGACGCCTTCTTCCTCAAGGGGGGGCGGTTCGTGGACCGGGTCCGGTTCGCCCGGCTCATGGAGGGGGACTACGCCGTATTGGACGAGCTTTCCGGCACCCCCTTTTCCGGGCTTTCCGGGGTTCGGGACCTGAAGGCTTTGGAGCGGGGGCTTCGGTGCGTCCTCCTCAAGGAGGCGAAGAAGGGGGTGCAGGACCCCTTGGGGGTGGGGCTTGTCCTCGCCTACGTGAAGGAGCGGGAGTGGGAGGCCGTGCGCCTTAGGCTCCTCGCCCGGAGGGCCTACTTCGGCCTTCCCCGCGCCCAGGTGGAGGAGGAGGTGGTGTGCCCGTGA
- a CDS encoding V-type ATP synthase subunit E: protein MSKLEAILSQEVEAEIQALLQEAEAKAEAVKREAEEKAKALLQARERALEAQYRAALRRAESAGELLVATARTQARGEVLEEVRRRVREALEALPQKPEWPEVVRKLALEALEALPGAKALVANPEDLPHLEALARERGVELQAEPALRLGVRAVGAEGKTQVENSLLARLDRAWDALSSKVAQALWG, encoded by the coding sequence ATGTCCAAACTGGAAGCCATTCTGAGCCAGGAGGTGGAGGCCGAGATCCAGGCCCTCCTCCAGGAGGCCGAGGCCAAGGCCGAGGCCGTCAAGCGGGAAGCGGAGGAGAAGGCCAAGGCCCTCCTCCAGGCCCGGGAGCGGGCCCTCGAGGCCCAGTACCGGGCCGCCCTCCGCCGGGCGGAGAGCGCCGGGGAGCTCCTCGTGGCCACGGCCCGGACCCAGGCCCGCGGGGAGGTGTTGGAGGAGGTCCGGCGCCGGGTCCGGGAGGCCCTGGAGGCCCTTCCCCAGAAGCCGGAGTGGCCCGAGGTGGTGAGGAAACTGGCCCTGGAGGCCCTGGAGGCCCTCCCCGGGGCCAAGGCCCTGGTGGCCAACCCGGAGGACCTTCCCCACCTCGAGGCCCTGGCCAGGGAGCGGGGAGTGGAGCTCCAGGCCGAGCCCGCCCTTCGCCTGGGGGTCCGGGCCGTGGGGGCCGAGGGCAAGACCCAGGTGGAAAACAGCCTCCTCGCCCGGCTTGACCGCGCCTGGGACGCCCTTTCCTCCAAGGTGGCCCAGGCGCTTTGGGGCTAG
- a CDS encoding DUF3248 domain-containing protein — MEKDLLDKLGQHLVWRMGRAEDEDVLVVRVGLASATPRFRELPRLLNLPEAEMRRLVQEGRVRVEWVEE; from the coding sequence GTGGAGAAGGACCTCCTGGATAAGCTGGGGCAGCATCTGGTCTGGCGCATGGGCCGGGCCGAGGACGAGGACGTCTTGGTGGTGCGGGTAGGGCTGGCCTCGGCCACGCCCAGGTTCCGGGAACTCCCCAGGCTCCTCAACCTCCCCGAGGCGGAGATGCGCCGCCTGGTGCAGGAAGGCCGGGTCCGGGTGGAGTGGGTGGAGGAATGA
- a CDS encoding V-type ATP synthase subunit A, protein MIQGVIQKIAGPAVIAKGMLGARMYDICKVGEEGLVGEIIRLDGDTAFVQVYEDTSGLKVGEPVVSTGLPLAVELGPGMLNGIYDGIQRPLERIREKTGIYITRGVVVHALDREKKWAWTPMVKPGDEVRGGMVLGTVPEFGFTHKILVPPDVRGRVKEVKPAGEYTVEEPVVVLEDGTELKMYHTWPVRRARPVQRKLDPNTPFLTGMRILDVLFPVAMGGTAAIPGPFGSGKTVTQQSLAKWSNADVVVYVGCGERGNEMTDVLVEFPELTDPKTGGPLMHRTVLIANTSNMPVAAREASIYVGVTIAEYFRDQGFSVALMADSTSRWAEALREISSRLEEMPAEEGYPPYLAARLAAFYERAGKVITLGGEEGAVTIVGAVSPPGGDMSEPVTQSTLRIVGAFWRLDASLAFRRHFPAINWNGSYSLFTSALDPWYRENVAEDYPELRDAISELLQREAGLQEIVQLVGPDALQDAERLVIEVGRIIREDFLQQNAYHEVDAYCSMKKAYGIMKMILAFYKEAEAAIKRGVSIDEILQLPVLERIGRARYVSEEEFPAYFEEAMKEIQGAFKALA, encoded by the coding sequence ATGATCCAAGGGGTGATCCAGAAGATCGCGGGCCCGGCGGTGATCGCCAAGGGCATGCTCGGGGCCCGCATGTACGACATCTGCAAGGTGGGCGAAGAGGGCCTCGTGGGCGAGATCATCCGCCTGGACGGGGACACGGCCTTCGTCCAGGTCTACGAGGACACCTCGGGCCTAAAGGTGGGGGAGCCCGTGGTCTCCACGGGGCTTCCCTTGGCGGTGGAGCTCGGCCCCGGGATGCTGAACGGCATCTACGACGGCATCCAGCGCCCCCTGGAGCGCATCCGGGAGAAGACGGGGATCTACATCACCCGGGGCGTGGTGGTCCACGCCCTGGACCGGGAGAAGAAGTGGGCCTGGACGCCCATGGTCAAGCCCGGGGACGAGGTGCGGGGGGGTATGGTCCTGGGCACGGTGCCCGAGTTCGGCTTCACCCACAAGATCCTGGTACCCCCGGACGTGCGGGGCCGGGTCAAGGAGGTGAAGCCCGCCGGGGAGTACACCGTGGAGGAGCCGGTGGTGGTCCTCGAGGACGGCACCGAGCTCAAGATGTACCACACCTGGCCCGTTCGCCGGGCGAGGCCCGTGCAAAGGAAGCTTGACCCCAACACCCCCTTCCTCACGGGGATGCGCATCCTGGACGTCCTCTTCCCCGTGGCCATGGGGGGCACCGCCGCCATCCCTGGGCCCTTCGGCAGCGGCAAGACCGTGACCCAGCAGTCCCTGGCCAAGTGGTCCAACGCCGACGTGGTGGTCTACGTGGGCTGCGGGGAGCGGGGGAACGAGATGACCGACGTGCTCGTGGAGTTCCCCGAGCTCACCGACCCCAAGACGGGGGGGCCCTTGATGCACCGCACCGTCCTCATCGCCAACACCTCCAACATGCCCGTGGCCGCCCGCGAGGCCAGCATCTACGTGGGCGTGACCATCGCCGAGTACTTCCGCGACCAGGGCTTCTCCGTGGCCCTCATGGCCGACTCCACGAGCCGCTGGGCCGAGGCTTTGCGCGAGATCTCTAGCCGCCTCGAGGAGATGCCCGCCGAGGAGGGCTACCCGCCCTACCTCGCCGCCAGGCTCGCCGCCTTCTACGAGCGGGCGGGCAAGGTCATCACCCTGGGCGGCGAGGAGGGGGCGGTGACCATCGTGGGGGCCGTCTCCCCGCCGGGCGGCGACATGTCCGAGCCCGTGACCCAGTCCACCTTGAGGATCGTGGGGGCCTTCTGGCGGCTTGACGCCTCCCTGGCCTTCCGCCGCCACTTCCCCGCCATCAACTGGAACGGCTCCTACAGCCTCTTCACCTCCGCCCTTGACCCCTGGTACCGGGAGAACGTGGCCGAGGACTACCCCGAGCTCCGCGACGCCATCTCCGAGCTTTTGCAGCGGGAGGCGGGCCTCCAGGAGATCGTCCAGCTCGTGGGGCCGGACGCCCTCCAGGACGCCGAGCGCCTCGTCATTGAGGTGGGCCGGATCATCCGCGAGGACTTCCTGCAGCAGAACGCCTACCACGAGGTGGACGCCTACTGCTCCATGAAGAAGGCCTACGGGATCATGAAGATGATCCTCGCCTTCTACAAGGAGGCGGAGGCGGCCATCAAGCGGGGGGTTTCCATAGACGAGATCCTGCAGCTCCCCGTTCTGGAGCGCATCGGCCGCGCCCGCTACGTGAGCGAGGAGGAGTTCCCCGCCTACTTTGAGGAGGCCATGAAGGAGATCCAGGGGGCCTTCAAGGCCCTGGCCTAA
- a CDS encoding V-type ATPase subunit subunit G family protein: MGGLGLIKSLAEKEKQLLERLEAAKKEAEERVKRAEAEAKALLEEAEAKAKALEAQYRERERAETEALLARYRERAEAEAKAVREKAMARLDEAVALVLKEVLP, translated from the coding sequence ATGGGAGGCCTGGGACTTATCAAGAGCCTGGCGGAGAAGGAGAAGCAGCTCCTGGAGCGCCTCGAGGCCGCCAAGAAGGAGGCCGAGGAGCGGGTCAAGCGGGCCGAGGCCGAGGCCAAGGCCCTTCTGGAGGAGGCCGAGGCCAAGGCCAAGGCCTTGGAGGCCCAGTACCGGGAGCGGGAGCGGGCGGAGACCGAGGCCCTCCTCGCCCGGTACCGGGAGCGGGCCGAGGCCGAGGCCAAGGCGGTGCGGGAGAAGGCCATGGCCCGGCTGGACGAGGCCGTGGCCCTGGTCCTGAAGGAGGTCCTGCCGTGA
- a CDS encoding metal-dependent hydrolase: protein MVEVRYLGHSAVLLTDGKTRIVIDPFLTGNPMAALGVGEVQADLILVTHAHGDHFGDSVALSKKGGVVVSTFEIATYAEKHGAKSVPMNLGGTYRFEGGWLKWVPAWHSSSFPDGTYGGMPMGVVVELGGKRIYHAGDTALFSDMRLIGEMGLDLALLPIGDHFTMGPEDALKALELLRPKKVVPIHYNTFPPIRQDGEAFAQRAREKGVEGHALKPGEVLRLD from the coding sequence ATGGTGGAGGTTCGGTATCTCGGCCACTCGGCGGTCCTCCTCACGGACGGCAAGACGCGGATCGTCATAGACCCCTTCCTCACCGGAAACCCCATGGCCGCCCTCGGGGTGGGGGAGGTCCAGGCGGACCTCATCCTGGTCACCCACGCCCACGGGGACCACTTCGGGGACAGCGTGGCCCTCTCCAAGAAGGGAGGCGTGGTGGTCTCCACCTTTGAGATCGCCACCTACGCCGAGAAGCACGGGGCGAAGAGCGTCCCCATGAACCTGGGGGGCACCTACCGCTTTGAGGGCGGCTGGCTCAAGTGGGTGCCCGCCTGGCACTCCAGTAGCTTCCCCGACGGCACCTACGGTGGCATGCCCATGGGCGTGGTGGTGGAGCTTGGGGGCAAGCGCATCTACCACGCCGGGGACACCGCCCTCTTCTCCGACATGCGCCTCATCGGGGAGATGGGCCTGGACCTCGCCCTCCTCCCCATCGGCGACCACTTCACCATGGGCCCCGAGGACGCCCTGAAGGCCCTGGAGCTCCTCAGGCCCAAGAAGGTGGTGCCCATCCACTACAACACCTTCCCCCCCATCCGCCAAGACGGGGAGGCCTTCGCCCAACGGGCCAGGGAGAAGGGCGTGGAGGGGCATGCCCTAAAGCCGGGAGAGGTTCTCCGCCTTGACTAG
- a CDS encoding V-type ATP synthase subunit B, producing MDLLKKEYTGITYISGPLLFVENAKDLAYGAIVDIKDGTGRVRGGQVIEVSEEYAVIQVFEETTGLDLATTSVSLVEDVARLGVSKEMLGRRFNGIGKPIDGLPPITPEKRLPITGLPLNPVARRKPEQFIQTGISTIDVMNTLVRGQKLPIFSGSGLPANEIAAQIARQATVRPDLSGEGEKEEPFAVVFAAMGITQRELSYFIQEFERTGALSRSVLFLNKADDPTIERILTPRMALTVAEYLAFEHDYHVLVILTDMTNYCEALREIGAAREEIPGRRGYPGYMYTDLATIYERAGVVEGKKGSVTQIPILSMPDDDRTHPIPDLTGYITEGQIQLSRELHRKGIYPPIDPLPSLSRLMNNGVGKGKTREDHKQVSDQLYSAYANGVDIRKLVAIIGEDALTENDRRYLQFADAFERFFINQGQQNRSIEESLQIAWALLSMLPQGELKRISKDHIGKYYGQKLEEIWGAPQALD from the coding sequence ATGGACCTTCTGAAGAAGGAGTACACGGGCATCACCTACATCTCGGGGCCTCTTCTCTTCGTGGAGAACGCCAAGGACCTGGCCTACGGGGCCATCGTGGACATCAAGGACGGCACGGGCCGGGTCCGCGGCGGCCAGGTGATTGAGGTCTCCGAGGAGTACGCCGTCATCCAGGTGTTTGAGGAAACCACTGGGCTGGACCTGGCCACGACCAGCGTGAGCCTGGTGGAGGACGTGGCCCGGCTTGGGGTCTCCAAGGAGATGCTGGGCCGCCGCTTCAACGGCATCGGCAAGCCCATAGACGGCCTGCCGCCCATCACCCCGGAGAAGCGGCTCCCCATCACCGGCCTTCCCTTAAACCCCGTGGCCCGGAGGAAGCCGGAGCAGTTCATCCAGACGGGCATCTCCACCATTGACGTGATGAACACCCTGGTCCGGGGGCAGAAGCTTCCCATCTTCTCCGGCTCGGGGCTTCCCGCCAACGAGATCGCCGCCCAGATCGCCCGCCAGGCCACGGTGCGCCCCGACCTCTCCGGGGAGGGGGAGAAGGAGGAGCCCTTCGCCGTGGTCTTCGCCGCCATGGGGATCACGCAGCGGGAGCTCTCCTACTTCATCCAGGAGTTTGAGCGCACCGGGGCCCTGAGCCGCTCCGTCCTCTTCCTGAACAAGGCGGACGACCCCACCATTGAGCGCATCCTCACCCCCCGCATGGCCCTCACCGTGGCCGAGTACCTGGCCTTTGAGCACGACTACCACGTCCTCGTCATCCTCACGGACATGACCAACTACTGCGAGGCCTTGCGGGAGATCGGGGCCGCCCGCGAGGAGATCCCGGGCCGCCGCGGTTACCCCGGCTACATGTACACCGACCTGGCCACCATCTACGAGCGCGCCGGGGTGGTGGAGGGGAAGAAGGGGAGCGTGACCCAGATCCCCATCCTCTCCATGCCCGACGACGACCGCACCCACCCCATCCCCGACCTCACGGGCTACATCACCGAGGGGCAGATCCAGCTCTCCCGGGAGCTCCACCGCAAGGGCATCTACCCGCCCATTGACCCCTTGCCCTCCCTCTCCCGGCTCATGAACAACGGCGTGGGCAAGGGCAAGACCCGGGAGGACCACAAGCAGGTCTCCGACCAGCTCTACTCCGCCTACGCCAACGGGGTGGACATCCGGAAGCTCGTGGCCATCATCGGCGAGGACGCCCTCACGGAGAACGACCGCCGTTACCTCCAGTTCGCCGACGCCTTTGAACGGTTCTTCATCAACCAGGGGCAGCAGAACCGCTCCATTGAGGAGAGCCTGCAGATCGCCTGGGCCCTCCTCTCCATGCTGCCCCAGGGCGAGCTCAAGCGCATCTCCAAGGACCACATCGGCAAGTACTACGGCCAGAAGCTGGAGGAGATCTGGGGCGCGCCCCAGGCCCTGGACTAA
- a CDS encoding V-type ATP synthase subunit I produces MIAPMEKLVLAGPKGRAKELLQSLQQAGVVHLETLRPEALSAYQLSPEERAELRRWEAVSAGAEHTLSLLGLEAEPARPFPEGLEAAEKALSPIQAHAEGLTRQKQELEEELALAQAYLEPLERLAALAHGLDKSPFLRVIPFLLTEKELPLVEEALRKALEDRYLLAHEAYAGGVAALVVVHRKEVDQAKAALSRAGVAELRLPGALGELPLSEAARRLKERAEAAPRELSEVRQHLAKLARESASTLQSLWTRAQDEVARLKALEELASGRFGFALLGYVPVKAKPKVEEALARHKESVVYAFEPVDEHHEADRIPVVLDNPPWAKPFELLVSFLNTPKYGTFDPTPVVPVFFPFWFGMIVGDIGYALLFYLVGRWLSGYVKRNEPLVIDLFALKLKPQVIGKLVHILNWMVFWTVVWGVIYGEFFGTFLEHLGVFGTPEHPGLIPILIHRIDTAKTANLLILLSVAFGVVLVFFGLALRAYLGLKHRHMAHFWEGVGYLGGLVGVLALAASYLGNLQAGWLQGLMYLGFGVFLLAVLMSRIWLMIPEIFTQAGHILSHIRIYAVGAAGGILAGLLTDVGFALAERLGLLGVLLGLLVAGVLHLLILLLTTLGHMLQPIRLLWVEFFTKFGFYEENGRPYRPFKSVREAQ; encoded by the coding sequence GTGATCGCCCCCATGGAGAAGCTGGTCCTGGCCGGGCCCAAGGGCCGGGCCAAGGAGCTTCTCCAAAGCCTCCAGCAGGCGGGGGTGGTCCACCTGGAGACGCTCCGCCCCGAGGCCCTTTCCGCCTACCAGCTCTCCCCCGAGGAGCGGGCGGAGCTAAGGCGGTGGGAGGCGGTCTCGGCGGGCGCCGAGCACACCCTGAGCCTTTTGGGCTTGGAGGCGGAGCCCGCAAGGCCCTTCCCCGAGGGGCTGGAGGCGGCCGAGAAGGCCCTTTCCCCCATCCAGGCCCACGCCGAGGGCCTCACCCGCCAAAAGCAGGAGCTGGAGGAGGAGCTCGCCCTGGCCCAGGCCTACCTCGAGCCCCTGGAGCGGCTCGCCGCCCTGGCCCACGGCCTGGACAAAAGCCCCTTCCTCCGCGTGATCCCCTTCCTCCTCACCGAGAAGGAGCTCCCCCTGGTGGAGGAGGCCCTGAGGAAGGCCCTGGAGGACCGCTACCTCCTGGCCCACGAGGCCTACGCGGGCGGGGTGGCGGCCCTGGTGGTGGTCCACCGCAAGGAGGTGGACCAGGCCAAGGCGGCCCTTTCCCGGGCGGGGGTGGCGGAGCTTAGGCTTCCTGGGGCCTTGGGGGAGCTTCCCCTCTCCGAGGCGGCGAGGAGGCTCAAGGAGCGGGCCGAGGCGGCCCCGCGGGAGCTTTCCGAGGTGCGCCAGCACCTGGCCAAGCTCGCCCGGGAGAGCGCCTCCACCCTCCAGAGCCTCTGGACCCGGGCCCAGGACGAGGTGGCCCGGCTTAAGGCCCTGGAGGAGCTGGCCTCGGGCCGCTTCGGCTTCGCCCTCCTGGGCTACGTCCCCGTGAAGGCCAAGCCCAAGGTGGAGGAGGCCCTCGCCCGGCACAAGGAGAGCGTGGTCTACGCCTTTGAGCCCGTGGACGAGCACCACGAGGCGGACCGGATCCCCGTGGTCCTGGACAACCCCCCTTGGGCCAAGCCCTTTGAGCTCCTGGTGAGCTTCCTGAACACCCCCAAGTACGGGACCTTTGACCCCACCCCCGTGGTCCCCGTCTTCTTCCCCTTCTGGTTCGGGATGATCGTGGGGGACATCGGCTACGCCCTCCTCTTCTACCTGGTGGGGCGGTGGCTTTCCGGGTACGTGAAGCGGAACGAGCCCCTGGTCATTGACCTCTTCGCCCTCAAACTCAAGCCCCAGGTCATCGGCAAGCTGGTCCACATCCTGAACTGGATGGTCTTCTGGACGGTGGTCTGGGGCGTGATCTACGGGGAGTTCTTCGGCACCTTCCTGGAGCACCTCGGGGTCTTCGGCACCCCGGAGCACCCCGGGCTCATCCCCATCCTCATCCACAGGATTGACACCGCCAAGACCGCCAACCTCCTCATCCTCCTCTCCGTGGCCTTCGGCGTGGTCCTGGTGTTCTTCGGCCTGGCCTTGCGGGCCTACCTGGGCCTCAAGCACCGCCACATGGCCCACTTCTGGGAGGGGGTGGGGTACCTGGGCGGCCTCGTGGGCGTCCTGGCCCTCGCCGCCTCGTACCTCGGCAACCTCCAGGCGGGCTGGCTCCAGGGGCTCATGTACCTGGGCTTCGGCGTCTTCCTGCTCGCGGTCCTCATGAGCCGGATCTGGCTCATGATCCCGGAGATCTTCACCCAGGCGGGGCACATCCTCTCCCACATCCGTATCTACGCCGTGGGGGCGGCGGGCGGGATCCTCGCCGGCCTCCTCACCGACGTGGGGTTCGCCCTCGCCGAGCGGCTTGGGCTTCTTGGGGTGCTCCTGGGCCTTCTGGTGGCGGGGGTCTTGCACCTCTTGATCCTCCTCCTCACCACCCTGGGGCACATGCTCCAGCCCATCCGTTTGCTTTGGGTGGAGTTCTTCACCAAGTTCGGTTTCTACGAGGAGAACGGCAGGCCCTACCGGCCGTTCAAAAGCGTCCGTGAGGCGCAGTAA
- a CDS encoding class I SAM-dependent rRNA methyltransferase, whose translation MRIQVNAKGAARLLSRHLWVFRRDVVSGPETPGLYPVYWGRRFLALALYNPHTDLAVRAYRFAPAEDPVAALLENLAQALARREAVLRQDPEGGYRLVHAEGDLLPGLVVDYYAGHAVVQATAHAWEGLLPQVAEALRPHVQSVLAKNDARTRELEGLPLYVRPLLGEVPERVQVQEGRVRYLVDLRAGQKTGAYLDQRENRLYMERFRGERALDVFSYAGGFALHLALGFREVVAVDSSAEALRRAEENARLNGLGNVRVLEANAFDLLRRLEKEGERFDLVVLDPPAFAKGKKDVERAYRAYKEVNLRAIKLLKEGGILATASCSHHMTEPLFYAMVAEAAQDAHRLLRVVEKRGQPFDHPVLLNHPETHYLKFAVFQVL comes from the coding sequence GTGAGGATTCAGGTCAACGCCAAGGGCGCGGCGCGGCTCCTTTCCCGCCACCTCTGGGTCTTTCGCCGGGACGTGGTTTCGGGGCCGGAAACCCCGGGGCTCTACCCCGTCTACTGGGGGCGGCGCTTCCTCGCCCTCGCCCTCTACAACCCCCACACCGACCTCGCGGTGCGGGCCTACCGCTTCGCCCCCGCGGAGGACCCCGTGGCGGCCCTTCTGGAGAACCTGGCCCAGGCCCTGGCCCGACGGGAAGCCGTCCTCCGCCAGGACCCCGAGGGCGGCTACCGCCTGGTCCACGCGGAGGGGGACCTCCTGCCGGGCCTCGTGGTGGACTACTACGCCGGGCACGCCGTGGTCCAGGCCACGGCCCACGCCTGGGAAGGCCTCCTCCCCCAGGTGGCGGAGGCGCTGAGGCCCCACGTCCAGAGCGTCCTGGCCAAGAACGACGCCCGGACGCGGGAGCTGGAGGGCCTCCCCCTCTACGTCCGCCCCCTCCTCGGGGAGGTGCCGGAGCGGGTCCAGGTGCAAGAGGGGCGGGTGCGCTACCTGGTGGACCTGAGGGCGGGGCAGAAGACGGGGGCCTACCTGGACCAGCGGGAAAACCGCCTCTACATGGAGAGGTTCCGGGGCGAGCGGGCCCTGGACGTCTTCAGCTACGCGGGGGGGTTCGCCCTCCACCTCGCCTTGGGCTTCCGGGAGGTGGTCGCCGTGGACTCCTCGGCGGAGGCCCTGCGCCGGGCCGAGGAGAACGCCCGGCTCAACGGCCTCGGGAACGTCCGGGTCCTCGAGGCCAACGCCTTTGACCTCCTGCGCCGCCTGGAGAAGGAGGGGGAGCGGTTTGACCTCGTGGTCCTGGACCCCCCTGCCTTCGCCAAAGGGAAAAAGGACGTGGAACGGGCCTACCGGGCCTACAAGGAGGTGAACCTCAGGGCCATCAAGCTCCTCAAGGAGGGCGGGATCCTGGCCACGGCGAGCTGCAGCCACCACATGACCGAGCCCCTCTTCTACGCCATGGTGGCCGAGGCCGCCCAGGACGCCCACCGCCTCCTCCGGGTGGTGGAGAAACGGGGCCAGCCCTTTGACCACCCCGTCCTCCTCAACCACCCGGAGACCCACTACCTCAAGTTCGCCGTCTTCCAGGTCCTCTAA
- the atpF gene encoding V-type ATP synthase subunit F: MAVIADPETAQGFRLAGLEGYGASSAEEAQSLLETLVERGGYALVAVDEALLPDPERAVERLMRGRDLPVLLPIAGLKEAFQGHDVEGYMRELVRKTIGFDIKL, from the coding sequence ATGGCGGTGATCGCCGATCCCGAGACCGCCCAGGGGTTCCGGCTCGCGGGCCTCGAGGGCTACGGGGCCTCTTCGGCGGAGGAGGCCCAAAGCCTCCTGGAAACCCTCGTGGAGCGGGGCGGCTACGCCCTGGTGGCCGTGGACGAGGCGCTCCTCCCCGACCCCGAGCGGGCGGTGGAGCGCCTCATGCGGGGCAGGGACCTCCCCGTGCTCCTGCCCATCGCGGGGCTGAAGGAGGCCTTCCAGGGGCACGACGTGGAAGGCTACATGCGGGAGCTGGTGAGGAAGACCATCGGCTTTGACATCAAGCTGTAG